In Candidatus Fermentibacter sp., a single genomic region encodes these proteins:
- a CDS encoding ADP-ribosylation factor-like protein — protein MATVSYSAREIDCKIVYCGPGLSGKTTNVKVIHGEVPADNRGKLISLAAGNERTLFFDFLPLDTGTINGFKIRLHLYSVPGQAMYSDSRRLILQGVDGIVFVADSQRDRMEANIASLRDLRDNLKNQKRKGVSLVLQCNKRDLPDIASVEEISETLGLSRIPVVEAVASKGIGVFETLRKVSRMVITRLHRQFEADEGTA, from the coding sequence TTGGCGACCGTCAGCTACAGCGCCCGCGAGATCGACTGCAAGATCGTCTACTGCGGTCCGGGGCTCTCCGGCAAGACGACGAACGTCAAGGTCATCCACGGAGAGGTTCCCGCCGACAACAGGGGCAAGCTCATCTCCCTCGCCGCCGGCAACGAGAGGACCCTGTTCTTCGACTTCCTCCCCCTCGATACCGGAACGATCAACGGTTTCAAGATCAGGCTCCATCTCTACAGCGTCCCGGGGCAGGCCATGTACTCCGACAGCAGGAGGCTGATCCTCCAGGGCGTTGACGGCATCGTATTCGTCGCCGACTCCCAGAGGGACAGGATGGAGGCCAACATCGCCTCCCTCAGGGATCTCAGGGACAATCTCAAGAACCAGAAGAGGAAGGGCGTCAGCCTGGTCCTACAGTGCAACAAGCGCGACCTGCCCGACATAGCCTCGGTGGAGGAGATCAGCGAGACTCTCGGGCTGAGCCGGATACCCGTCGTCGAAGCCGTGGCCTCGAAGGGCATCGGTGTCTTCGAGACCCTGCGCAAGGTGAGCCGCATGGTCATCACCAGGCTTCACCGGCAGTTCGAGGCCGACGAGGGAACGGCATGA
- the tatA gene encoding twin-arginine translocase TatA/TatE family subunit, which translates to MFRPSPLEIGLIVVALLLLFGAKRIPDIARSLGQALREFKKGIRDGMDDNQSHRGSGQPGGE; encoded by the coding sequence ATGTTCCGTCCTTCGCCCCTGGAGATAGGCCTGATAGTCGTGGCTCTGCTCCTGCTCTTCGGGGCGAAGCGGATACCCGACATCGCCAGATCCCTCGGCCAGGCCCTGAGGGAGTTCAAGAAGGGCATCCGTGACGGCATGGACGACAACCAGAGCCATCGCGGCTCCGGGCAGCCCGGGGGGGAGTGA
- a CDS encoding DUF4321 domain-containing protein, with amino-acid sequence MLNKRPPGFWIAMSLLGMMAGTAFGEGMALILPDTATTLRSFFAGSLEFSLGPFRLDLVVMRFALEEIAFRVNLMSFLGLILVGVLYRWF; translated from the coding sequence TTGCTCAACAAGAGACCACCCGGGTTCTGGATAGCGATGTCCCTGCTGGGGATGATGGCGGGTACGGCATTCGGCGAGGGCATGGCCCTGATCCTCCCTGACACGGCGACCACGCTCAGATCCTTCTTCGCCGGCTCGCTCGAGTTCTCGCTCGGACCATTCCGGCTCGACCTCGTGGTGATGAGATTCGCTCTCGAGGAGATAGCCTTCAGGGTCAACCTGATGAGCTTCCTCGGGCTGATACTGGTAGGTGTCCTCTACAGGTGGTTCTGA
- a CDS encoding Gx transporter family protein, which translates to MPQGSEGGAGRPSVLLLVIAGTALGFAESLLPRPLPFLKPGFANIAGVLAAITLGTRGALRVNATRCLAVALATGTLATPSFVLSMSSALSSALMMGSCSRLVPGRLSITALSVAGSAAGMAAQLIAACAILPGLPVRALLPPAAAWAVFSGAIVGIASASLMRSGVMARLQGGLVREPGQG; encoded by the coding sequence ATGCCGCAGGGATCTGAGGGAGGCGCGGGAAGGCCGTCCGTCCTCCTGCTGGTCATCGCGGGGACGGCGCTGGGTTTCGCCGAGAGCCTGCTCCCCAGACCGCTCCCGTTCCTCAAGCCGGGATTCGCGAACATCGCGGGCGTCCTGGCGGCGATCACCTTGGGAACGCGGGGAGCCTTGAGGGTGAACGCCACCAGGTGCCTTGCCGTGGCGCTGGCGACGGGCACCCTGGCGACTCCCTCGTTCGTCCTGTCCATGAGCAGCGCTCTTTCGTCGGCGTTGATGATGGGGTCATGCTCCCGGCTGGTGCCCGGGCGCCTGTCCATCACCGCCCTCTCGGTGGCAGGGAGCGCGGCCGGCATGGCCGCCCAGCTCATAGCCGCATGCGCCATACTCCCGGGCCTTCCCGTGCGGGCGCTCCTGCCGCCGGCCGCAGCGTGGGCCGTGTTTTCCGGTGCGATAGTCGGCATCGCCTCGGCATCCCTGATGAGGTCGGGTGTGATGGCGCGCCTGCAGGGCGGGCTTGTTCGGGAACCGGGCCAAGGATAG
- a CDS encoding glycosyltransferase, with amino-acid sequence MRILHVYKDVYPPVHGGIERYIHDTVSSMAARGHESTILVASRKPALRIGRRSIDGSPVIEAPCLGRLFSNPVCPGLASLLRRLHREMRFDLVHYHHPLPTAAVSWAFAGLDAPHIVTYHSDIVRQSLLVPLIEPFLWPFLRRARAVLATSPAYAESSRFLRRLSNVHVVPLGVDTRRFSPGPADGRDGYFLFVGRFRRYKGIPVLLEAWRGLPGRRLVMAGSGPLSKEISEAASRDGSLVELAGDVSDDRLVELYRGARALILPSTERSEAFGLVQVEAMACGTPVISTDIATGVPWVNRDGESGLTVRAGDPGAIREAVEKLDDDALRDDLSAGARSRALTHFDMERTMDELERICRDAAGI; translated from the coding sequence ATGAGGATCCTGCACGTCTACAAGGATGTGTATCCTCCGGTTCACGGCGGCATAGAGAGGTACATTCACGACACCGTATCCTCCATGGCGGCGCGGGGGCATGAATCCACCATCCTCGTCGCCTCCCGGAAGCCGGCCCTCAGGATAGGCAGGCGTTCCATCGACGGCAGTCCCGTGATCGAAGCCCCGTGCCTGGGGCGGCTGTTCTCGAATCCGGTGTGCCCCGGGCTGGCGTCGCTCCTGCGCAGACTCCACCGCGAGATGCGGTTCGACCTGGTGCACTACCATCATCCGCTGCCCACGGCTGCTGTCTCCTGGGCCTTCGCGGGGCTGGATGCCCCCCACATCGTGACCTACCACAGCGACATAGTGAGGCAGTCCCTCCTGGTGCCGCTGATAGAACCATTCCTCTGGCCCTTTCTCCGCAGGGCCCGGGCCGTCCTGGCCACCTCGCCCGCATACGCGGAGTCATCGAGATTCCTCCGCAGACTCTCGAACGTCCATGTGGTCCCCCTCGGGGTGGACACCCGCAGATTCAGCCCGGGCCCCGCGGACGGCAGGGATGGGTACTTCCTCTTCGTGGGCAGGTTCCGCCGCTACAAGGGCATCCCCGTCCTCCTCGAAGCCTGGCGCGGCCTTCCGGGGCGGCGCCTCGTCATGGCGGGGAGCGGGCCTCTCTCGAAGGAGATCTCCGAGGCCGCATCGAGGGACGGTTCGCTCGTCGAGCTCGCAGGCGACGTCAGCGACGACAGGCTGGTGGAGCTGTACAGGGGGGCCAGGGCGCTCATCCTGCCGTCGACGGAACGCTCGGAGGCCTTCGGGCTCGTCCAGGTCGAGGCGATGGCGTGCGGAACCCCGGTGATCAGCACCGACATAGCCACAGGGGTCCCCTGGGTGAACAGGGACGGAGAGAGCGGTCTGACGGTGCGCGCCGGGGATCCGGGGGCCATACGCGAAGCCGTGGAGAAGCTCGATGACGACGCCCTGAGGGATGACCTGTCGGCCGGAGCCAGGTCCAGGGCCCTGACGCACTTCGACATGGAGAGGACCATGGACGAGCTCGAGAGGATCTGCAGGGATGCCGCAGGGATCTGA
- a CDS encoding glycosyltransferase family 1 protein, with translation MTIPRSPGDCRAVIYGASLGSRGGTGVYLARLLRGLIEAGEDGVRVAAGGRLTGLREALSPARAGSSRKVIDEMILAPLAASRMKGAPVHMPAFTGCAPPGAASLLTLHDLAFMAHPGWFPPLRRLYYRLVFPRSARSADIVMADSAFTASEAVRLLGLDPVKLRVVPLSSGPGGSGDAERGRRMLTGGGPYILSVSTIEPRKNIPALLDAWKGIAAARPGMTMVVAGRWGWGPAETRRRLCSMPGVLWTGPLGESDLADAYAGAELLVYPSLYEGFGLPPLEAALEGTPSVLGPAEALREVYRDVAAAFCGESPESIRDAVLDALESRREPSALRDFARGLSDRAMAGRVAGIYREAGG, from the coding sequence GTGACGATTCCACGATCTCCCGGTGACTGCAGGGCAGTCATATATGGTGCCTCCCTCGGTTCGAGGGGCGGCACCGGGGTATACCTGGCCAGACTCCTCCGGGGTCTGATCGAGGCAGGCGAGGACGGCGTCAGGGTTGCCGCGGGAGGCAGGCTGACCGGCCTCCGGGAGGCTCTCTCCCCGGCGCGTGCAGGATCTTCCCGCAAGGTCATCGACGAGATGATCCTGGCCCCTTTGGCGGCTTCGCGGATGAAGGGCGCGCCCGTCCACATGCCTGCATTCACGGGATGCGCACCCCCGGGGGCCGCATCCCTCCTGACCCTTCACGATCTCGCCTTCATGGCGCACCCGGGCTGGTTCCCGCCCCTGCGGAGGCTCTACTACAGGCTCGTCTTCCCCCGCTCGGCGCGGTCGGCCGACATCGTCATGGCCGACAGCGCCTTCACCGCATCGGAAGCGGTGAGGCTGCTGGGGCTCGATCCGGTAAAGCTGAGAGTGGTCCCCCTGTCCTCGGGTCCCGGCGGGTCGGGGGACGCGGAGAGGGGGAGGAGGATGCTCACGGGCGGAGGCCCCTACATCCTCAGCGTCTCCACGATCGAACCCAGGAAGAACATCCCCGCCCTGCTCGATGCCTGGAAGGGCATTGCGGCAGCGAGGCCCGGGATGACCATGGTGGTCGCCGGGCGGTGGGGATGGGGGCCGGCGGAGACCAGGAGAAGGCTCTGTTCGATGCCGGGCGTTCTCTGGACCGGTCCTCTCGGCGAAAGCGACCTTGCCGACGCCTATGCAGGCGCCGAACTGCTCGTGTACCCGTCCCTGTACGAAGGTTTCGGGCTGCCCCCCCTGGAGGCCGCCCTGGAAGGGACGCCGAGCGTACTGGGGCCTGCGGAAGCTCTGCGGGAGGTGTACCGCGACGTGGCGGCGGCTTTCTGCGGGGAATCTCCGGAATCCATCAGGGATGCCGTCCTCGATGCACTCGAGAGCCGTCGCGAACCATCGGCCCTGAGGGATTTCGCACGCGGGCTGAGCGACCGGGCCATGGCCGGGCGGGTAGCCGGCATCTACAGGGAGGCCGGGGGATGA
- a CDS encoding sugar phosphate nucleotidyltransferase: MHAVIPVAGMGTRLRPVTHTTPKALVPVAGRPVLGHIIDRIIPAGVDRITLVVGHLGDPIVEWVRSEYRMRVDFVRQDTMNGLAGAIALCAPLIDDGPTLVVLGDTLFEADLSGIASESRNRLAVCPVDDPSRFGVVVAEGNRAVRLVEKPSEFVSDLAIVGIYMFRSGAGMIRACEDLMREGVRTRGEFQLTDAMQRMIDGGEEFELVRVDDWLDCGRPETLLQTNRILLDKDRGTPPPDIPGSLVIPPCHIDPGASVEGCILGPYASIGPGCRLAGSVVRDTIASGDNTIEDSVLDGSVLGFRASVTGRPVSVCLGDDSTISR, encoded by the coding sequence ATGCACGCTGTCATCCCTGTCGCCGGAATGGGGACCAGGCTCAGGCCTGTCACCCACACGACGCCGAAGGCGCTGGTGCCGGTGGCGGGCAGGCCCGTGCTGGGCCACATAATTGACAGGATCATCCCTGCGGGAGTCGACAGGATCACGCTGGTGGTGGGACATCTCGGCGATCCGATCGTGGAATGGGTCAGGTCCGAGTACCGGATGAGGGTGGATTTCGTCAGGCAGGACACCATGAACGGACTCGCAGGCGCCATTGCGCTCTGCGCCCCCCTGATCGACGACGGCCCCACTCTCGTCGTGCTGGGCGACACGTTGTTCGAGGCTGACCTTTCGGGCATCGCCTCGGAGAGCCGCAACAGGCTGGCGGTCTGCCCCGTGGACGATCCCTCGCGATTCGGCGTGGTCGTCGCGGAGGGGAACAGGGCCGTCAGGCTCGTCGAGAAGCCCTCGGAGTTCGTCAGCGACCTCGCCATAGTGGGCATCTACATGTTCCGGAGCGGGGCCGGGATGATCCGCGCCTGCGAGGATCTCATGCGCGAGGGTGTGAGGACCAGGGGCGAATTCCAGCTCACCGACGCGATGCAGAGGATGATCGACGGAGGGGAGGAGTTCGAACTGGTCAGGGTCGACGACTGGCTGGACTGCGGCAGGCCCGAGACGCTCCTCCAGACCAACAGGATCCTCCTGGACAAGGATCGCGGCACCCCTCCGCCGGATATCCCTGGCTCCCTCGTGATCCCTCCGTGCCACATCGACCCCGGAGCCTCCGTGGAGGGGTGCATCCTGGGTCCGTACGCGTCGATCGGGCCTGGCTGCAGGCTGGCCGGGTCCGTCGTGCGCGATACCATCGCCAGCGGTGACAACACGATAGAGGACTCCGTCCTGGACGGTTCGGTGCTGGGCTTCCGGGCCTCCGTGACGGGGAGGCCGGTTTCGGTCTGCCTGGGTGACGATTCCACGATCTCCCGGTGA
- the ptsP gene encoding phosphoenolpyruvate--protein phosphotransferase yields MSRSFEGTPASPGIAVGPAFLLDVEELRVARREISGETEAGKELARLDDALSATREELRSLSDGMGELVEGRQILDVHMMLLDDPVMLADVRRRITGHRDNAEHALSQVLNDVIQRFRAMEDPLIRERASDVRDVGRRVLAKLLGSEREALGRVSRPVVLVSRELDPSVAAGLRRDQVLGFATDEGGSTSHTAILARSLGIPAVVALREAAEAVQPGMTVIVDGIHGRVILDPQQDELEYYTRLRDKYSEMEAAIARNASDPAVTADGRPVELAGNIEFSQEADQVKKYGGRGIGLFRTEFLRLLSPDADDEDMQCMAYSHALREMKPYPVVIRTLDLGGDKFPGVPELRERNPFLGWRAIRVCLDKPDILRRQLSAILRASVEGTAWLLIPMVTELDQVLRTRDMLEDTKLALARDGIPFDPAIPLGIMVETPAAAIAIDIFLPHVDFVSIGTNDLTQYTLAVDRGSPYVAHLFDPLHPAVLRQIDHVVRMCHAAGRWVGVCGQIAGEPLAVPLLLGLGVDELSVSISLIPDIKKMIGVVDTAEAAGLAGEALAADSALKVRQLARSYVQGRFPTILLNGFQGTEE; encoded by the coding sequence GTGAGCCGCTCCTTCGAGGGCACCCCGGCGTCGCCCGGGATAGCGGTCGGACCCGCCTTCCTGCTCGACGTCGAGGAGCTCAGGGTCGCGAGGAGGGAGATCTCCGGGGAGACGGAGGCCGGGAAGGAGCTGGCCAGGCTGGATGACGCCCTCTCCGCCACCCGCGAGGAGCTCCGCAGCCTCTCGGACGGCATGGGAGAGCTCGTAGAGGGCAGGCAGATCCTCGACGTGCACATGATGCTGCTCGACGACCCCGTCATGCTGGCCGACGTCCGCAGGCGCATCACCGGACACCGCGACAACGCGGAGCACGCCCTCAGCCAGGTACTCAACGACGTGATCCAGAGATTCCGCGCCATGGAGGACCCGCTCATAAGGGAGAGGGCCTCCGACGTCAGGGACGTAGGCCGGAGGGTGCTCGCCAAGCTCCTCGGCTCCGAGAGGGAGGCCCTCGGAAGGGTCTCCAGGCCGGTGGTGCTCGTCTCCAGGGAGCTCGATCCGTCCGTGGCGGCCGGGCTCCGCAGGGACCAGGTCCTCGGCTTCGCGACGGACGAGGGCGGCAGCACCTCGCACACCGCCATCCTCGCCAGGAGCCTGGGCATCCCGGCGGTCGTAGCCCTCAGGGAGGCCGCCGAAGCAGTCCAGCCGGGCATGACCGTCATCGTGGACGGGATCCACGGGAGGGTGATCCTGGATCCCCAGCAGGACGAGCTCGAATACTACACCCGCCTGCGGGACAAGTACTCCGAGATGGAGGCCGCGATAGCCCGCAACGCCTCCGATCCCGCAGTCACCGCGGACGGCCGGCCGGTCGAGCTGGCCGGCAACATCGAGTTCTCCCAGGAGGCCGATCAGGTAAAGAAGTACGGCGGCCGAGGCATTGGCCTCTTCCGCACCGAGTTCCTCCGCCTCCTCTCGCCGGATGCGGACGACGAGGACATGCAGTGCATGGCTTACTCCCACGCGCTGAGAGAGATGAAGCCCTATCCGGTGGTGATACGCACGCTCGACCTAGGCGGCGACAAGTTCCCCGGAGTCCCGGAACTGAGGGAGAGGAACCCGTTCCTGGGCTGGCGCGCGATCAGGGTATGCCTCGACAAGCCCGACATCCTGAGGCGCCAGCTCTCGGCCATTCTCAGGGCTTCAGTGGAGGGGACGGCCTGGCTGCTCATACCCATGGTCACCGAGCTCGACCAGGTGTTGAGAACCCGGGACATGCTCGAGGACACCAAGCTCGCACTGGCACGCGACGGCATCCCGTTCGATCCCGCCATCCCCCTCGGCATCATGGTCGAGACCCCGGCGGCAGCCATCGCCATCGACATCTTCCTTCCGCACGTCGACTTCGTATCGATAGGCACGAACGACCTCACGCAGTACACTCTGGCAGTCGACCGGGGGAGCCCCTATGTCGCCCACCTCTTCGACCCCCTCCACCCGGCCGTGCTCAGGCAGATCGACCATGTCGTCAGGATGTGCCATGCTGCCGGCAGATGGGTCGGGGTCTGCGGCCAGATAGCAGGGGAACCGCTGGCGGTGCCGCTGCTCCTCGGGCTCGGGGTTGACGAGCTGAGCGTGTCGATCTCCCTCATCCCCGACATCAAGAAGATGATAGGGGTCGTCGACACCGCGGAGGCCGCCGGACTGGCGGGCGAGGCGCTCGCCGCCGACTCGGCCCTCAAGGTGAGACAGCTCGCGAGGAGCTATGTCCAGGGCAGGTTCCCCACCATTCTCCTGAACGGTTTCCAGGGAACGGAGGAATGA
- a CDS encoding HPr family phosphocarrier protein, translated as MYQKAVAVPNRLGVHARPAALIVKKAAVFASEITISNGIEEVNGKSIMGVMTLAAGQGTELLISASGEDEERAVEELCSLVSSGFGED; from the coding sequence TTGTACCAGAAAGCCGTAGCAGTCCCGAACAGGCTGGGGGTCCATGCCAGGCCCGCGGCGCTGATCGTAAAGAAGGCCGCCGTATTCGCCAGCGAGATCACCATCTCCAACGGGATCGAAGAGGTCAACGGCAAGAGCATCATGGGAGTCATGACCCTTGCGGCCGGCCAGGGGACCGAGCTGCTCATATCGGCGTCGGGCGAAGATGAGGAGAGGGCGGTCGAGGAGCTCTGCAGCCTCGTTTCCTCCGGTTTCGGAGAGGACTGA
- the hprK gene encoding HPr(Ser) kinase/phosphatase: MRDRYPEPGDMTVRRLVELIGQKLLITPVAGETGYSRLVGSPDINRPGLALTGFTHRFLHDRIQIIGETEITYLSSLDQEARESAVRNLFQFPVYCFIVTKGFEPPVEIAEEAAGCDCAVFRSPRDTTPLIHDLTGYLSEVFAPRKCVHGTLVDVFGVGQLVTGRSAIGKSEAVLGLVERGHRLIADDIVRIRRTGEQLLGTGDAIMGSHMEIRGLGMVNIPVLYGIRTVKDRHPVDMEVRLVDWTQKPDFDRTGLDRSTTTYLGVRIPQIVLPVLPGRNIALLLEVAAMSFLLESRGVDVPAELDLKLIERMRETPGGG; this comes from the coding sequence ATGAGGGACAGGTACCCCGAACCCGGGGACATGACGGTACGCAGACTCGTCGAACTGATTGGCCAGAAGCTCCTCATCACCCCGGTCGCCGGCGAGACCGGCTACTCCAGGCTCGTCGGCAGCCCGGACATCAACAGGCCCGGTCTGGCCCTGACCGGCTTCACGCACCGCTTCCTGCACGACAGGATACAGATAATCGGCGAAACAGAGATCACGTACCTGTCCTCTCTGGACCAGGAGGCCCGGGAGTCCGCGGTCCGAAACCTGTTCCAGTTCCCGGTGTACTGCTTCATAGTCACCAAGGGGTTCGAACCGCCCGTGGAGATCGCCGAGGAGGCCGCCGGCTGCGACTGCGCCGTGTTCAGATCTCCGAGGGACACCACCCCCCTGATCCACGACCTGACCGGGTACCTGTCCGAGGTGTTCGCGCCGAGGAAGTGCGTGCATGGCACACTGGTCGATGTGTTCGGCGTCGGTCAGCTGGTGACGGGGCGCAGCGCCATCGGGAAGAGCGAAGCGGTCCTCGGACTCGTGGAGCGCGGGCACAGGCTGATCGCCGACGACATAGTCAGGATAAGGCGGACGGGCGAACAGCTCCTGGGCACGGGCGACGCAATAATGGGCAGCCACATGGAGATCAGGGGCCTCGGCATGGTGAACATCCCCGTGCTCTACGGGATCAGAACCGTCAAGGACCGCCATCCCGTAGACATGGAGGTCAGGCTGGTAGACTGGACCCAGAAGCCCGATTTCGACCGGACCGGCCTCGACAGGAGCACCACCACCTATCTCGGGGTCAGGATTCCGCAGATAGTCCTGCCCGTGCTGCCGGGGCGCAACATCGCCCTCCTGCTCGAGGTGGCGGCCATGTCCTTCCTGCTCGAGAGCCGCGGAGTGGACGTCCCTGCGGAACTGGATCTCAAGCTGATCGAGAGGATGAGGGAAACCCCCGGCGGCGGATGA